Below is a window of Shewanella khirikhana DNA.
CCATGATCAGCCTCAATGGCGGCAAGATTGATATCTCAAAGCCTTACACCCCGGGCATAGGCGAGTGGGACAAGTTTGCCATCGCCTATGGCTACGGCGACTTTGGCGCCGACGAAGCGGCGGGGCTGTCGAAACTGCTGATGGACGTGCAGACCAAGGGCCTCAGATACATAGGCGAGAGCGACTCCCGCAGTGCGGATGCCAGCCACGCCTACGCCAGCCTGTGGGATAACGGCAGCGACCCTGTGGCCGAGCTTACCCGCCTGCAGGAGGTGCGCCGCAAGGCGCTGGCCGACTTTAACCCCGAGGCCTTGCTTAAAGGCGAGCCTTTGGGCGAACTGGCTGATGCGCTGGTGCCCCTGTATCTGTTGTCGCGCTACCAGATTGAAGCCGCCACCAAGGTGATTGGTGGCGCCGATTATGGCTACGATGGTACCTACAGCTGGCACTATATGGCGCCTGAGCTGCAAAAGCAGGCATTGGGCACAGTGCTGGCCACCCTGGATACCGCCGAGCTGACCTTGCCGCGCGAACTGGTAGAAAGCCTGCTGCCCAAGCAGGGCAACTATCAGGCCAGCCGTGAAAGCTTTGCCTCGGGCCTTGGCATTCTGCCAGACCCCATCGGCATGGCCGAAGTGCTGTCCCGCCACACGGTCACTACGCTGCTTAAGCCCAAGCGCCTTAACCGGGTCGAGCAGGGCTTCCAGGGCGACAGCGAGCAGCTGTCGGTCACCACGTTAGTGGACCGCCTGTTTGCCGTGACCCTGTTCCAGGAGGGCAAGATTGGCCTTGAGCGTGGCGTCTGGATGCGCCTCAATGCCGTGACCGTGGATGCGGTGCTGGATGCCTTCCACCACGACGACACCTCGGCCGAGGTCAAGGCGGTGCTGGGTGCCAGGCTCGCCTACGCCCAAAAGCAGCTGGAACGTAAGTCCAGCCGCTCCAGCGAGGCCGATGCCGCCCATTACAAGTATCTGGCGCTGGGCATTGCCCGCGGCCTCGATGACGCCACTGCCCGCATCATCAAAAAGCCACTGCCAATGCCGCCGGGCTCGCCTATCTAAGCATTAACAGCATTGTTCTAAAGCCCGCATTTGCGGGCTTTTTTGTGATGGGTTGCGTCAATCCGCTTATCTCAATCTTTCGGCGCACGCGGGGTAGGCGAAAAGGCTGCTAAAATTCAGCCTGTATAAGTTCAAAGCATGCCCCGTGGCGTCGTTGGGGCGTGATTGTGGTCAATTTCAAAGGATTGAATGATGACAAGACTGGTATTTTTGCTGCTGGTACTGGCAGCGAGCTTTTTCGGCTATCGCCACTTTCTGGCGCCCATCCCCCTCGAAAGTCACTTCCTCGCCAGCATTCCGGTGAAGGTGCGTATGTTGCCTGAGCCCAATACCGCCTCGCGTATGACCGGCCAGGTGAGCGTAGAGCAGGTGGTGAACCAAAAGGCTGACAACCGCGATATGACCCTGGTGGTGCTGGCCATGGGCACTGCCTTCGATGTGTTCGACGAGCAGGACATCAACGAGCTGTCGCTGGAAGATTTCGACAGTATCAGCCGCCGCTTTGGTACCGACTATGGCATCAATGCCTCCATCATCCGCCGTGGTTTTATTCAGCACAATGGCAAAAAAGGCTACGAGCTGGTGATTAACCTCGGCGCCGAGAAGGGCGAGTTGGTGCAGCATATCTACACCCACGACAATCACTTACTGCTGCTGATGGCAAGCTACGCCGGTAATGACAGAGAAAAGCAAACCGCGCTGGCCTTCCTGGATTCGGTGGAGTTTCTCTGACCGGCTCTTTGCCGGTGATCCACTAAAACTGCCTGCCCACTCCCATAAATGAAACGACCGAACAGCTTGCTGTTCGGTCGCGCCGGGAAGCGTTTTTCTGTGGCGACGCCCCTTGGCCGCCGCCGGTTTAGCTTATGGGACTATGGCCGTGGGTCACCTCCCATCTCGATTTTAAAGAACAGGCTGTAAATCAGCGGCAGTACTATCAGGGTCAGCAGCGATGCAAACCCCAGACCGAAGATGATGGTGACCGCCATGGATCCGAAAAAGGCGTCTGTAATCAGAGGAATCATCCCCAGCATGGTGGTAATGGCCGCCATCATTACCGGACGTACCCGGCTGACACAGGAGTCCACCAGGGCGGCCAGGGCCGACTTGCCTGAACTGAGCTCCAGATTTATCTGATCCATCAGAACTATGCCGTTTTTGATAACCATGCCCGACAGGCTCAAAAGCCCCAGCAGTGCCATAAAGCTGAAGGGGGCATCGAACAGCAGCAATCCTGCGGTCACGCCTATCAGGGCCAGGGGAACTGTCAGCCAGATGACCAGGGGTTGGCGCACCGAGTTGAACAGAAATACCGTGATTAAAAACATCACCAGATAACCCATGGGTATGGAGCTGAATACCGCTTCCTGTGCTTCGCCCGAGGACTCAAATTCGCCGCCCCATTCCAGGCTGTAGCCCGCAGGCAGGGGGATGGCTTCTACCTTGGCCTTAACCTTTCTCAGTACAGAGTCGGCGGTTTCATCCGAACCCAGTTTGGGATCGGCCATCACCGTCAGTACCCGCTTGCGATCCCGGCGCATCAGCAGCGGGTTTTCCCATTCGGTGGCAAAGTCGCTCACCAACTGGGACACGGGCACAAAGCTGGCGTGCTCCTGACTCCAAATCTGTAACTCCCACAGGTTGTCGGCCTGCAGTCGCTCGTCTGCCGGCGCTCTGGCTAATATGGGCAGCGAGTGGCTGGTCTCGCGATAGAGACCTATCTGCTTGCCGCTGAAGTTGAGCAGCAGCGCCTGATCGAGATCCTGCTTGCTGATACCACTCTCCCGCGCCCTGGCGGTTTGCAGTTGTGGCCGGATAAGCGCCACCTGATTGCGCCAGTCGTGGCGTATGGCATCCATGGTGGGCTCGGCGCTGAAAATGGCCTCTGCCTGGGCAGCCAGACTCCTTAAGGTCTCGGGGTTGTCACCGTAGAAACGGGCCTCAATCTTGGCCGCCGGTGAGGGACCGTTCTCCATCTTGGTTAACCTGAATTGAGCCTGGGGATATTCCTGGCGCAGGAAGTCTTCCAGCAGTGGCATATAGGCCCCGAGTGACGCCAGATCCCGCATCTCCACTATCAACTGTGCATAGGCTGGGTAGGCCTTCTCCGGCTGATAAGGCAGCACAAAGCGCTGGGCGCCCTGGCCTATGACTGTGGTTATTTGCTGCAGGCCCTGGTCTGCCTGCTGGCTACGGCTCAGCAGTGTCGTTTCTATTGCGGCGGTGAAACGCTCGGTCGCCCTGATATCCGTGCCCTCAGGCATCCAGACATCGACGAAGAAGATAGGGGTGTTCGATGCCGGAAAGAACACATTCTTGATATGGCCAAAACCCATCACCGCCGATACCAGCATGGCCAGCACCAACGCCAGGCTCGCGAGCCGAAAGCGCAGGGCGAACATCAGCACAGCGCGGTACAGGGTAAAGAACCAGCCCTTATAGGGATCGGCCTCATCCTCCGCTGGCGGCGTATCTTTGAACAGCAGATGGCAAAAGAAGGGCGTGATGGTGATTGCCGTTATCCAGCTGATAAACAGAGAAATCATCAGCACCTGGAACAGGGAGCGGCAAAATTCACCGGCGGCATTCTGCGACAGGC
It encodes the following:
- a CDS encoding efflux RND transporter permease subunit, whose protein sequence is MNLAEYSIRHKVISWMFALLLLLGGAIAFSGLGQLEFPEFTIKEALVITPYPGASPEQVEEEVTLPLEDALQQLDGIKHINSINSAGLSQIRIEIKDKYDKHSLPQVWDEVRRKVNDSAGLLPPGTGTPRVMDDFGDVFGILLNLSGPDYSNRELSNYADLLRRELVLVPGVKKVSVAGKVTEQVVVEISQQKLSALGLDQSYIHGLIQNQNVVSNAGSLLVGDNRIRIHPTGEFTSVQDLARLIVSPQGSPELIHLGDIAHIDKVYDETPEQLYRSQGQNALSLGIAFSGGVNVVEVAADIQKRLVELESERPLGMKLDTVYNQGLAVDETVSGFLINVLESIAIVIAVLLLFMGLRSGLLMGLILLLTILGTFIVMKLLNIELQLISLGALIIALGMLVDNAIVVTEGILIGLRRGKSRLEAASQIVAQTQWPLLGATVIAIIAFAPIGLSQNAAGEFCRSLFQVLMISLFISWITAITITPFFCHLLFKDTPPAEDEADPYKGWFFTLYRAVLMFALRFRLASLALVLAMLVSAVMGFGHIKNVFFPASNTPIFFVDVWMPEGTDIRATERFTAAIETTLLSRSQQADQGLQQITTVIGQGAQRFVLPYQPEKAYPAYAQLIVEMRDLASLGAYMPLLEDFLRQEYPQAQFRLTKMENGPSPAAKIEARFYGDNPETLRSLAAQAEAIFSAEPTMDAIRHDWRNQVALIRPQLQTARARESGISKQDLDQALLLNFSGKQIGLYRETSHSLPILARAPADERLQADNLWELQIWSQEHASFVPVSQLVSDFATEWENPLLMRRDRKRVLTVMADPKLGSDETADSVLRKVKAKVEAIPLPAGYSLEWGGEFESSGEAQEAVFSSIPMGYLVMFLITVFLFNSVRQPLVIWLTVPLALIGVTAGLLLFDAPFSFMALLGLLSLSGMVIKNGIVLMDQINLELSSGKSALAALVDSCVSRVRPVMMAAITTMLGMIPLITDAFFGSMAVTIIFGLGFASLLTLIVLPLIYSLFFKIEMGGDPRP